The Lycium barbarum isolate Lr01 chromosome 12, ASM1917538v2, whole genome shotgun sequence genome includes a region encoding these proteins:
- the LOC132625248 gene encoding copper-transporting ATPase RAN1 isoform X1 produces MGLNMRDVQLTEIDIDGVGEEVRLLDSFDKEGNLDENLKRIQVRVTGMTCAACSASVEGALMAVNGVVKASVALLQNKADVVFDPTLVKDEEITSAIEDAGFEAELLSEPTASRTNPHGTVVGQFIIGGMTCAACVNSVEGILKKLPGVRKAVVALATSLGEVEYDSSIISKDDIANAIEDAGFEASFVQSSEQDKIVLGVVGISGEMDAQLLEGILSKLHGVKQFYFDRVSSELEVVFDPEVLGSRSLVDGIEGGSSGKFKLLVKNPYTRMASRDLEESSRMFRLFTASLSLSVPVILMRVVCPQIPLLYALLIWQCGPFQMGDWLKWALVTVVQFGIGKRFYIAAGRALRNGSTNMDVLVVLGTTASYVYSVCALLYGAISGFWSPTYFETSAMLITFVLLGKYLETLAKGKTSGAIKKLVELTPATATLLVKDKGGKVVGEREIDALLIQPGDILKVLPGTKVPVDGVVVWGSSHVNESMVTGESAPVLKEINSVVIGGTINLHGSLHVQGTKVGSNTVLSQIISLVETAQMSKAPIQKFADYIASIFVPSVVTMSLLTFFGWYVAGVLGGYPEEWLPENGNYFVFSLMFAISVVVIACPCALGLATPTAVMVATGVGANNGVLIKGGDALERAQKISHVIFDKTGTLTQGKAKVTMVKVFNEMDRGEFLTLVASAEASSEHPLAKAILEYARHFHFFDEPSDTSEFQTYSDQAKFSGWLHDVSDFSALPGTGIQCSIDGKWVLVGNRKLLTENGITIPSNVENFVVELEESAKTGILVAWDNIVIGALGIADPLKREAAVVVEGLIKMGVKPIMVTGDNWRTARAVAKEVGIEDVRAEVLPAGKAEVIRSFQKGGGVVAMVGDGINDSPALAAADVGMAIGAGTDIAIEAAEYVLMRSNLEDVIIAIDLSRKTFARIRWNYIFAMGYNVIAIPVAAGVFFPLLKLELPPWVAGACMAMSSVSVVCSSLYLKRYKKPRLTTILEITIE; encoded by the exons ATGGGATTGAACATGAGGGACGTGCAGTTAACAGAGATTGACATAGATGGTGTTGGAGAAGAAGTGAGGTTATTGGATTCGTTTGACAAAGAAGGTAATTTGGATGAGAATTTGAAGAGAATTCAAGTTAGAGTTACAGGGATGACATGTGCAGCTTGTTCTGCATCAGTTGAAGGAGCTTTAATGGCTGTAAATGGTGTTGTTAAAGCTTCTGTTGCTTTGTTACAGAATAAAGCTGATGTTGTCTTTGATCCTACCTTGGTCAAG GATGAAGAGATTACAAGTGCTATAGAAGATGCTGGGTTTGAGGCAGAGCTTCTTTCAGAACCGACTGCATCTCGTACAAATCCACATGGAACTGTAGTAGGCCAGTTCATAATAGGTGGTATGACGTGTGCAGCTTGTGTAAATTCTGTTGAAGGTATCCTGAAAAAGCTCCCAGGTGTAAGAAAGGCTGTAGTTGCTTTGGCTACGTCACTAGGAGAGGTTGAATATGATTCATCCATAATCAGTAAGGATGATATAGCAAATGCAATTGAAGATGCCGGTTTTGAGGCTTCCTTTGTGCAGAGCAGTGAGCAGGACAAGATTGTACTTGgggtggttggtatttctggtgagATGGATGCTCAGTTGTTAGAAGGAATTCTTTCAAAGTTGCATGGGGTTAAACAATTTTATTTTGATCGAGTATCAAGTGAGCTTGAAGTTGTCTTTGATCCTGAAGTTCTCGGCTCAAGATCTTTGGTTGATGGCATTGAAGGAGGAAGCAGTGGCAAGTTTAAGTTACTTGTCAAGAACCCTTATACAAGAATGGCTTCCAGAGATCTAGAAGAGTCCTCACGTATGTTTCGGCTTTTTACAGCAAGCTTATCTCTCAGT GTTCCTGTGATTCTAATGCGAGTCGTCTGCCCTCAGATACCTCTGCTTTATGCTTTACTAATTTGGCAGTGTGGTCCCTTTCAAATGGGTGATTGGTTAAAGTGGGCTTTAGTAACTGTTGTCCAATTTGGTATTGGTAAGCGTTTCTATATTGCAGCAGGAAGAGCACTTCGAAATGGTTCCACAAACATGGATGTCTTGGTTGTATTGGGAACTACAGCTTCCTATGTTTATTCTGTATGTGCATTACTTTATGGTGCAATTTCTGGGTTCTGGTCTCCAACTTACTTTGAAACAAGTGCCATGTTAATCACATTTGTACTTCTGGGAAAGTATTTGGAAACTCTTGCTAAAGGAAAGACATCGGGTGCTATCAAAAAACTTGTAGAGCTTACTCCTGCTACAGCTACACTGCTTGTCAAAGACAAAG GTGGAAAAGTTGTAGGAGAAAGAGAAATAGATGCTCTATTGATTCAGCCTGGCGATATATTAAAAGTACTTCCTGGTACAAAAGTTCCTGTGGATGGTGTTGTGGTATGGGGTTCAAGCCATGTGAATGAGAGTATGGTCACCGGAGAATCTGCTCCTGTTTTGAAGGAGATCAATTCAGTGGTGATTGGAGGTACAATCAATTTACATGGCTCTCTCCACGTACAGGGCACAAAAGTTGGGTCAAACACAGTTTTGAGTCAGATAATATCTCTGGTTGAGACAGCACAGATGTCAAAGGCTCCCATTCAGAAGTTTGCTGACTAT ATCGCAAGCATTTTTGTTCCTTCAGTTGTTACTATGTCCTTATTGACATTCTTTGGATG GTATGTTGCTGGGGTTCTTGGAGGCTATCCAGAAGAATGGCTTCCAGAAAATGGCAACTATTTTGTATTTTCCCTGATGTTTGCAATATCTGTTGTGGTTATTGCATGTCCGTGTGCACTTGGTTTGGCCACCCCCACTGCTGTTATGGTTGCCACAGGGGTTGGTGCCAACAATGGTGTGCTGATAAAGGGAGGAGATGCTTTGGAGAGGGCACAGAAGATTAGTCACGTGATATTTGATAAGACAGGCACTTTAACCCAGGGAAAAGCTAAAGTCACAATGGTCAAAGTTTTCAATGAGATGGATCGTGGAGAATTCCTGACTTTGGTAGCTTCTGCAGAG GCTAGCAGTGAACACCCCTTGGCTAAAGCCATCCTGGAATACGCTCGTCATTTCCATTTCTTCGATGAACCTTCTGATACCAGCGAGTTTCAGACTTACAGTGATCAGGCTAAGTTTTCTGGATGGCTTCATGATGTATCAGATTTCTCTGCTTTGCCTGGAACAGGTATACAGTGCTCCATAGATGGGAAATGGGTTTTG GTTGGTAACCGGAAGCTGCTTACTGAAAATGGGATAACTATACCTTCCAATGTAGAGAATTTTGTCGTAGAGTTGGAAGAAAGTGCAAAGACTGGCATTCTTGTTGCTTGGGATAATATTGTAATAGGAGCGCTGGGAATAGCAGACCCACTAAAGAGAGAAGCGGCTGTTGTTGTAGAAGGCCTTATAAAAATGGGTGTCAAACCAATCATGGTTACTGGTGATAATTGGAGAACAGCTCGTGCAGTTGCTAAGGAG GTGGGTATTGAGGACGTTAGAGCAGAGGTGTTGCCAGCAGGGAAAGCTGAGGTGATCCGTTCATTTCAAAAGGGAGGGGGTGTAGTTGCTATGGTAGGTGATGGGATCAATGACTCACCCGCATTAGCTGCTGCTGATGTTGGTATGGCAATTGGAGCGGGAACTGATATTGCAATAGAAGCTGCTGAATACGTGTTAATGAGGAGCAACTTGGAGGATGTCATCATTGCCATAGACCTCTCGAGAAAGACATTTGCACGGATTAGGTGGAATTATATCTTTGCTATGGGGTACAATGTGATTGCCATCCCCGTGGCTGCCGGGGTTTTCTTTCCTTTGTTGAAACTGGAGTTGCCACCATGGGTAGCTGGTGCATGCATGGCAATGTCATCTGTAAGTGTTGTATGTTCTTCTCTGTATCTAAAGAGATACAAGAAACCCAGACTTACTACTATATTGGAAATAACTATAGAGTAG
- the LOC132625248 gene encoding copper-transporting ATPase RAN1 isoform X2 → MTCAACVNSVEGILKKLPGVRKAVVALATSLGEVEYDSSIISKDDIANAIEDAGFEASFVQSSEQDKIVLGVVGISGEMDAQLLEGILSKLHGVKQFYFDRVSSELEVVFDPEVLGSRSLVDGIEGGSSGKFKLLVKNPYTRMASRDLEESSRMFRLFTASLSLSVPVILMRVVCPQIPLLYALLIWQCGPFQMGDWLKWALVTVVQFGIGKRFYIAAGRALRNGSTNMDVLVVLGTTASYVYSVCALLYGAISGFWSPTYFETSAMLITFVLLGKYLETLAKGKTSGAIKKLVELTPATATLLVKDKGGKVVGEREIDALLIQPGDILKVLPGTKVPVDGVVVWGSSHVNESMVTGESAPVLKEINSVVIGGTINLHGSLHVQGTKVGSNTVLSQIISLVETAQMSKAPIQKFADYIASIFVPSVVTMSLLTFFGWYVAGVLGGYPEEWLPENGNYFVFSLMFAISVVVIACPCALGLATPTAVMVATGVGANNGVLIKGGDALERAQKISHVIFDKTGTLTQGKAKVTMVKVFNEMDRGEFLTLVASAEASSEHPLAKAILEYARHFHFFDEPSDTSEFQTYSDQAKFSGWLHDVSDFSALPGTGIQCSIDGKWVLVGNRKLLTENGITIPSNVENFVVELEESAKTGILVAWDNIVIGALGIADPLKREAAVVVEGLIKMGVKPIMVTGDNWRTARAVAKEVGIEDVRAEVLPAGKAEVIRSFQKGGGVVAMVGDGINDSPALAAADVGMAIGAGTDIAIEAAEYVLMRSNLEDVIIAIDLSRKTFARIRWNYIFAMGYNVIAIPVAAGVFFPLLKLELPPWVAGACMAMSSVSVVCSSLYLKRYKKPRLTTILEITIE, encoded by the exons ATGACGTGTGCAGCTTGTGTAAATTCTGTTGAAGGTATCCTGAAAAAGCTCCCAGGTGTAAGAAAGGCTGTAGTTGCTTTGGCTACGTCACTAGGAGAGGTTGAATATGATTCATCCATAATCAGTAAGGATGATATAGCAAATGCAATTGAAGATGCCGGTTTTGAGGCTTCCTTTGTGCAGAGCAGTGAGCAGGACAAGATTGTACTTGgggtggttggtatttctggtgagATGGATGCTCAGTTGTTAGAAGGAATTCTTTCAAAGTTGCATGGGGTTAAACAATTTTATTTTGATCGAGTATCAAGTGAGCTTGAAGTTGTCTTTGATCCTGAAGTTCTCGGCTCAAGATCTTTGGTTGATGGCATTGAAGGAGGAAGCAGTGGCAAGTTTAAGTTACTTGTCAAGAACCCTTATACAAGAATGGCTTCCAGAGATCTAGAAGAGTCCTCACGTATGTTTCGGCTTTTTACAGCAAGCTTATCTCTCAGT GTTCCTGTGATTCTAATGCGAGTCGTCTGCCCTCAGATACCTCTGCTTTATGCTTTACTAATTTGGCAGTGTGGTCCCTTTCAAATGGGTGATTGGTTAAAGTGGGCTTTAGTAACTGTTGTCCAATTTGGTATTGGTAAGCGTTTCTATATTGCAGCAGGAAGAGCACTTCGAAATGGTTCCACAAACATGGATGTCTTGGTTGTATTGGGAACTACAGCTTCCTATGTTTATTCTGTATGTGCATTACTTTATGGTGCAATTTCTGGGTTCTGGTCTCCAACTTACTTTGAAACAAGTGCCATGTTAATCACATTTGTACTTCTGGGAAAGTATTTGGAAACTCTTGCTAAAGGAAAGACATCGGGTGCTATCAAAAAACTTGTAGAGCTTACTCCTGCTACAGCTACACTGCTTGTCAAAGACAAAG GTGGAAAAGTTGTAGGAGAAAGAGAAATAGATGCTCTATTGATTCAGCCTGGCGATATATTAAAAGTACTTCCTGGTACAAAAGTTCCTGTGGATGGTGTTGTGGTATGGGGTTCAAGCCATGTGAATGAGAGTATGGTCACCGGAGAATCTGCTCCTGTTTTGAAGGAGATCAATTCAGTGGTGATTGGAGGTACAATCAATTTACATGGCTCTCTCCACGTACAGGGCACAAAAGTTGGGTCAAACACAGTTTTGAGTCAGATAATATCTCTGGTTGAGACAGCACAGATGTCAAAGGCTCCCATTCAGAAGTTTGCTGACTAT ATCGCAAGCATTTTTGTTCCTTCAGTTGTTACTATGTCCTTATTGACATTCTTTGGATG GTATGTTGCTGGGGTTCTTGGAGGCTATCCAGAAGAATGGCTTCCAGAAAATGGCAACTATTTTGTATTTTCCCTGATGTTTGCAATATCTGTTGTGGTTATTGCATGTCCGTGTGCACTTGGTTTGGCCACCCCCACTGCTGTTATGGTTGCCACAGGGGTTGGTGCCAACAATGGTGTGCTGATAAAGGGAGGAGATGCTTTGGAGAGGGCACAGAAGATTAGTCACGTGATATTTGATAAGACAGGCACTTTAACCCAGGGAAAAGCTAAAGTCACAATGGTCAAAGTTTTCAATGAGATGGATCGTGGAGAATTCCTGACTTTGGTAGCTTCTGCAGAG GCTAGCAGTGAACACCCCTTGGCTAAAGCCATCCTGGAATACGCTCGTCATTTCCATTTCTTCGATGAACCTTCTGATACCAGCGAGTTTCAGACTTACAGTGATCAGGCTAAGTTTTCTGGATGGCTTCATGATGTATCAGATTTCTCTGCTTTGCCTGGAACAGGTATACAGTGCTCCATAGATGGGAAATGGGTTTTG GTTGGTAACCGGAAGCTGCTTACTGAAAATGGGATAACTATACCTTCCAATGTAGAGAATTTTGTCGTAGAGTTGGAAGAAAGTGCAAAGACTGGCATTCTTGTTGCTTGGGATAATATTGTAATAGGAGCGCTGGGAATAGCAGACCCACTAAAGAGAGAAGCGGCTGTTGTTGTAGAAGGCCTTATAAAAATGGGTGTCAAACCAATCATGGTTACTGGTGATAATTGGAGAACAGCTCGTGCAGTTGCTAAGGAG GTGGGTATTGAGGACGTTAGAGCAGAGGTGTTGCCAGCAGGGAAAGCTGAGGTGATCCGTTCATTTCAAAAGGGAGGGGGTGTAGTTGCTATGGTAGGTGATGGGATCAATGACTCACCCGCATTAGCTGCTGCTGATGTTGGTATGGCAATTGGAGCGGGAACTGATATTGCAATAGAAGCTGCTGAATACGTGTTAATGAGGAGCAACTTGGAGGATGTCATCATTGCCATAGACCTCTCGAGAAAGACATTTGCACGGATTAGGTGGAATTATATCTTTGCTATGGGGTACAATGTGATTGCCATCCCCGTGGCTGCCGGGGTTTTCTTTCCTTTGTTGAAACTGGAGTTGCCACCATGGGTAGCTGGTGCATGCATGGCAATGTCATCTGTAAGTGTTGTATGTTCTTCTCTGTATCTAAAGAGATACAAGAAACCCAGACTTACTACTATATTGGAAATAACTATAGAGTAG